A region of Lycium barbarum isolate Lr01 chromosome 1, ASM1917538v2, whole genome shotgun sequence DNA encodes the following proteins:
- the LOC132612562 gene encoding uncharacterized protein LOC132612562, with the protein MVFLPKARHEWINLRLQHFKSVTKYNSEMFRITSILTLCGETISDSNKLHALDVLLQQQYREKGFIKYCNLIAHILVAEKNNDLLMKNHENRPTGVAPFTEVNEVYAHYSRREKGCGPSRGHGRARDSGRGRDNGQGRNSSLSVNHSSKKNHY; encoded by the coding sequence ATGGTCTTCCTCCCAAAAGCACGGCATGAATGGATCAATCTAAGGCTCCAACATTTCAAGTCAGTTACGAAGTACAATTCTGAGATGTTCAGAATTACTTCTATATTGACACTATGTGGAGAGACGATAAGTGATTCTAATAAGCTTCATGCCTTGGatgtgctcctgcagcagcaatatcgAGAGAAAGGTTTCATAAAGTACTGTAATTTGATTGCTCATATTCTTGTGGCtgaaaaaaataatgatttgctgATGAAAAATCACGAGAATCGGCCTACTGGTGTTGCACCATTCACCGAAGTGAATGAGGTGTACGCCCACTACTCTAGGCGTGAAAAAGGTTGTGGCCctagtcgtggtcatggtcgtgctCGTGATAGTGGTCGTGGTCGTGATAATGGTCAAGGAAGAAATTCTTCTCTTAGTGTTAATCATTCATCAAAGAAGAATCACTACTAG